One Setaria italica strain Yugu1 chromosome I, Setaria_italica_v2.0, whole genome shotgun sequence DNA window includes the following coding sequences:
- the LOC101755986 gene encoding fasciclin-like arabinogalactan protein 3, producing MASKILLSVLLLAAASPAALAAFDVIQMLVDKPQYAGFSKLLAQTNVAAEANQLRAASLLVVPDKAVQTLASLPADKLRAAVANHVLLSYFDPIKLDEMKSRTAMLPTLLSNTDKALGVLNYSRADDGQMYFGAPGVPCVAKLVKVVAARPYSVSIMEVSEPILPPGFGKPVAAPGRRGKGGRGGRGGKGKIKTASAAGLDESKKATVEAAAGKASPGSPGSAAPAPVPAS from the coding sequence tcctcctcctcgccgcggcctcTCCCGCGGCGCTGGCAGCCTTCGACGTGATCCAGATGCTGGTGGACAAGCCCCAGTACGCCGGGTTCTCTAAGCTCCTGGCGCAGACCAacgtggcggcggaggccaaCCAGCTCCGCGCGGCGTCGCTGCTGGTGGTCCCCGACAAGGCCGTCCAGACCCTGGCGTCGCTGCCCGCCGACAAGCttcgggcggcggtggcgaaccACGTCCTCCTCAGCTACTTCGATCCCATCAAGCTGGACGAGATGAAGAGCCGCACCGCGATGCTCCCCACGCTCCTGTCCAACACCGACAAGGCCCTCGGCGTGCTCAACTACTCCAGGGCCGACGACGGGCAGATGTACTTCGGCGCCCCCGGCGTGCCCTGCGTCGCCAAGCTCGTCAAGGTCGTCGCCGCGCGCCCCTACTCCGTGTCCATCATGGAGGTCAGCGAGCCCATCCTGCCGCCAGGGTTCGGCAaacccgtcgccgcgcccggccgccgcggcaAGGGTGGAAGAGGTGGCAGGGGTGGCAAGGGCAAGATCaagacggcgtcggcggccggccTTGACGAGTCCAAGAAGGCCACCGTGGAAGCAGCAGCGGGCAAGGCGTCCCCAGGCAGCCCCGGATCCGCTGCGCCCGCTCCAGTACCCGCCTCTTAG